The proteins below are encoded in one region of Reichenbachiella sp. 5M10:
- a CDS encoding BamA/TamA family outer membrane protein yields MKKLVLLFSLCLGLHVVHGQGAPNDSTETTTNHKKRKVSIIPLPAIASNPTNGWMFGVAPGASWNMGDPKDTHISSGLGTVIYTTKKQWIITAKTNVFFSGDSWNLYGDWRFFITSQPTYGLGTGPQSAKPVGIGIEYQDSLVSQPITGKQMMNFSYLRIHETVMKRYKQSRFFAGIGFHLDKHWDIEDKLLDLDADPKVITSNYAYSTKKGFDPEEYTLSGLSINAVYDSRDNAINPYSGRYAFANIHLNPEILGSDQRSSLLWLEYRDYFPLNKERPRHMIAVWTYGWFVTSGNVPYLDLPAVGWDQFGRSGRAYTQGQFRGEDLAYAEVEYRVPLQRNKETFGAVVFANTTTASNPNGDIQLFEYLDFGYGMGLRVMINKKSRANLNLDVAFGEYGASGFYFGINEAF; encoded by the coding sequence ATGAAAAAACTAGTCCTGCTGTTTTCGCTATGCCTCGGCCTGCATGTCGTACATGGACAAGGCGCACCCAACGACTCGACAGAGACTACTACCAACCACAAAAAACGAAAAGTTTCTATCATCCCACTACCTGCCATCGCTTCCAACCCAACCAACGGCTGGATGTTTGGGGTAGCACCCGGAGCATCATGGAATATGGGAGACCCCAAAGATACCCATATCTCAAGCGGTCTAGGCACAGTCATCTACACCACCAAAAAGCAATGGATCATCACGGCCAAAACCAATGTATTCTTCAGTGGTGATTCATGGAACCTCTATGGAGACTGGCGCTTTTTCATCACGTCACAACCCACCTATGGACTCGGCACAGGCCCACAATCTGCCAAACCCGTAGGTATAGGGATCGAATACCAAGACAGTCTAGTAAGCCAACCTATCACAGGCAAACAAATGATGAATTTCAGCTACCTACGCATACATGAGACCGTCATGAAGCGCTACAAACAGTCGAGGTTCTTTGCCGGAATTGGTTTTCATCTAGACAAGCATTGGGACATAGAAGACAAACTCCTCGATCTAGATGCTGATCCCAAAGTCATCACCAGCAATTACGCCTACAGCACAAAAAAAGGATTTGACCCAGAAGAATACACTCTCTCAGGCCTATCCATCAATGCAGTGTACGACTCACGAGACAATGCGATCAACCCGTACAGCGGCCGCTATGCATTTGCCAACATCCACCTCAATCCCGAAATACTAGGTAGTGACCAACGCTCATCCCTACTTTGGCTTGAGTACCGAGACTACTTCCCTCTCAACAAAGAAAGACCCCGCCATATGATAGCCGTATGGACCTACGGATGGTTTGTGACCTCTGGTAATGTCCCCTATCTAGATTTGCCAGCTGTGGGTTGGGATCAATTTGGCCGGTCAGGCAGAGCTTATACACAAGGTCAATTTCGTGGTGAAGACTTGGCCTACGCCGAAGTAGAATATCGTGTCCCACTTCAAAGAAACAAAGAGACCTTTGGCGCTGTAGTATTTGCCAACACTACTACCGCTAGCAACCCAAACGGAGACATCCAGCTGTTCGAATACTTGGACTTTGGATATGGCATGGGTTTGCGTGTCATGATCAACAAAAAATCAAGAGCAAACCTCAACTTGGACGTTGCCTTTGGTGAATACGGCGCATCTGGTTTCTATTTTGGCATCAACGAAGCTTTCTAA